CGGATGCCCCTGAGCCGGCCCGACGCCGGCTCAGCGCCGCTGCTGCTCCGACCCCGACAGGCGCTGCGCGATCGCGATCGGGATGATCGAGACGAGCACCAGCACGACCGCGATGACCGCGACGATCGGCGCCTGGTTCGGCCGGAACATGTTGTTCAGGATGAAGATCGGCAGCGTCGTCACCCCCGACCCGGCAGTGAACGTGGTCACGATGATCTCGTCGAACGACAGCGCGAACGCGAGCAGGCCGCCCGCGAGCAGCGCCGAGCGCAGCTGGGGGAAGGTCACCAGCCGGAAGGTGGTCCACACGCCCGCGCCGAGGTCGGCCGAGGCGTCCTCGAGGTTCGTGCCGACCCGCCGCAGCCGCGCGATCACGTTGTTGAACACGGTCACGATGCAGAAGGTCGCGTGCGCGATCACCACCGTCCAGATCGACAGCGGCACGCCCATGATGGTGCGGAAGAAGTTGTTCAGCGCGATGCCCGTGATGATGCCGGGCAGTGCGATCGGCAGGATCACCAGCAGGCTCACCGCGTCGCGCCCGAAGAACGAGAACCGCTGCAGCGCGAGCGAGATGAGCGTGCCGAGCACGAGCGAGACGAGCGTCGCGATCGACGCGACCTGCACGCTCGTCAGCACCGCCTCGAGCGCGCCGGCGCTGGAGAACGCGCGGCGCCACCACTCGAGCGTGAAGCCGGGCGGCGGCCAGCTGAGGCTGGTGCTCGTCGAGAACGAGTTCACGAGCACGACGAACAGCGGCACGTAGACGATCACCAGGATCAGCGCGGTCAGTGCGCCCAGGGTGACGCGGGCGGCGCGGGAGAGTCGCATCCGTCTCGCTCCTAGAGGTTGTCGAGCGCGCCGGTGCGGCGCACGAGGAAGAGGTAGCCGGAGATGATCACGATCGGGATGAGCGCGATCGCCGACGCCAGCGGCAGGTTGTTGGCCGCGCCGACGTTCGTGTAGACGAGGTTGCCGAGCATCTGGCTCGCGCCGCCGACGATGTTCACGGTGATGTAGTCGCCGAGCGAGAGCGAGAAGCTGAAGATCGTGCCGGCGATGATGGCGGGCATGGCCATCGGCAGCACCACGAGCCGCATCGTCTGCCAGGTTGACCCGCCCAGGTCGCCGGATGCCTCGAGCAGCGAGTCGGGCACGCGCTCGAGCCCCGCGTAGATCGGCAGGATCACGTAGGGCAGCCAGAGGTACGAGAGCGTGATGATCGTGGCGGGCAGCCCGTAGCCGGGCGTGTGCAGGCCGAGCGGCGAGATGAGCCACTCCAGGATGCCGTCCTGGGAGAGCACCGAGCGCCAGGCGTAGGCCTTCACGAGGTAGCTCGCCCAGAGCGGCGTGAGCACCGCGACCACGAGGGCGCGCTGCAGGCGCGGCGAGGCGACCTTGGCCATGAAGAACGCGATCGGCAGCGCGAGGGCCACGTCGATGACCGTGACCGCGAGCGCCACGCCGAGGGTGCGCAGGGTCACGGTCTGGTACAGCGAGCCCGTGACGACCGTGATGATGTTGTCGAGCGTGAACTCGGTGGAGATCTGCCCGGTGAAGCTGTCGACGCTCCAGAACGCGGTGATGAGCAGCGCCGCGAGCGCGAAGATGTAGACGAGCCCGAGCCAGAACAGCGGGGCCGACAGCAGCAGCGCCAGGCGCGCACGGGGGTGCGAGCTCAGGTACACGGAGCCGCGGCGGGCGAGCGTGTCGCGCGGCGCGGGCACGGGCGTGCGGCCGGGTGCCGGGGCGGGGGCGTCGGTCGTGGTCATCGCGTTCCTCGGGCGGTTCGGGGGTGAGGGGCGGGGCGGATGCCCCGGGGTGGGGCGGCCCGTCGGGTGACGGGCCGCCCCAGGGGCATCCGTCTAGCCCTTGATCTCCTGCCAGGCCGTCGTCCAGCCCGCGTAGTCGACGCACTCGACGTCGGTGCGGCCGTCGACGCACTCGGCGATCGGCGTGGTCCAGTACCAGATCTGCGCGGCGTACTCGGCGTCACCGGCGTGGAACGCCTCGCACGAGCCCTCCGAGCGGAACTCGCAGGCGGCCTCGTTCGACGGCGCCTCGCCGAAGTACTCGGTCGCTGCGCCGTTCGCCTCGGGGCTGGCGATGTAGTCGAGCCACGCATAGGCGCAGTTCGGGTTCTCGGCCTCCGAGCCGATCATCCAGGTGTCCGACCAGCCGGTCGCGCCCTCCTCGGGCAGCACGACGTCGGTCGTCGCGCCCGACGCGGCGAGCACGTTCTGGATGACCTGCCAGGTCGTGCCGACCACCGAGTCGCCGGTCTCGAACGCCTGGATCTCCTTGAGGTAGTCGCTCCAGTACTCGCCGACGTGCTCGCGCTGGGCCTTGAGCAGGTCGACCGCGGCGGCGAACTGGGTCTCGTCGAGGGCGTACGGGTTCTCGATGCCGAGCTCGGGCTCGTGGGCCATGAGGTACACGGCCGCGTCGGCGATGTAGATCGGCGAGTCGTAGGCGGTGACCTTGCCCGAGTAGTCGCCCGCGGCGTCGAACACGACGTCCCACGAGGTCGGGGCCGGGGTGACCTCGTCCGTGTTGTACATGAGCAGGTTCGCGCCGTAGCCGTGGGGCACGCCGTACGAGACGCCGTCGACCGAGTTCCACTCCTTCTCCTTGAGGAAGTCGTAGATGCCCTCGTAGTTCGGGATGAGGTCGGTGTTGACCGGCGCCACGTCGCCCGCGGCGATGAGGCGCAGGGTCGCGTCGCCCGAGGCGGCGACCACGTCGTACTCGCCCGTCTTCATGAGGTTGAACGCCTCGTCGGAGGTGCCGTAGGTCTTCGAGGTGACCACGCAGCCGGTGGCCTCCTCGAACGGGGTGACCCAGTCGATCGCCGGGTCGTTCGAGCCGTCCTCGACGTAGCCGGGCCACGCGAGCAGCGAGACCTGGCCCTCGTACTCGCCGAGCTCGGTCGCGGCCTCGCCGCCGTCGGTCGACCCGGAGGTCGTGCCGCAGGCGGTGAGCACGGCGACCGAGGCGATCGCCAGTGCGGTGGTGCCGACGCGGGCTGCGCGGCGCGGGATGCGTGTCATGCGTTCTCCTTGGTGTGATGCGGTGGACGGTGCAGGTGGTGCGGGCCGGTGGGGTCAGGGGCGGGCGGATGCCTCGGGTTCGGGCGCGTCCGCGGCCGCGAGCGCCACGACGTCGGCCTCGCGCCAGGCGGCGACCACGCGGTCGCCGCGCGCGTCGGCGTCGCCGCGGTGCTGGTCGTTCTGCTCGAGGACGGTGATGCGCGCGCCCGCGTCGAGGTCGACCACGATGCGGGTCGCGCTGCCGGTGTAGATGAGCTCGGTGATCGTGCCCTCGGCGCGGTGCTCGCCGCTCGGCGGGAGGTCGCCGCGCGCGATCTGCACCTTCTCGGGGCGCACCGAGTGCTCGCCGTCGCGGCCGAGCAGGGCGGCCGACAGCTCGGCGTCGAACAGGTTCGAGGTGCCGACGAAGTCGGCGACGAATCGCGAGGCGGGGCGCTCGTAGAGCTCGGCGGGGGTGCCGAGCTGCTCGATGCGGCCGGCGTTGAACACCGCGATGCGGTCGCTCAGGGTGAGCGCCTCGTCCTGGTCGTGGGTGACGAAGATGAACGTGATGCCGAGCTCGCGCTGGATCTGCTTCAGCTCGACCTGCATCTGCTCGCGCAGCTTCAGGTCGAGCGCGCCGAGCGGCTCGTCGAGCAGGAGCGCCTTCGGCTGCACGACGGTGGCGCGGGCGAGCGCGACGCGCTGCCGCTGGCCGCCGGAGAGCTGGGCCGGTCGGCGGTCGGCGAAGTCCGCGAGCCGCACCGAGGCGAGGGCCTCGCGGGCGCGCCCGAGGCGCTCGCGACGGCCGACCCCGCGCACGCGGAGGCCGTAGGCGACGTTGTCGAGCACCGACATGTGCGGGAAGAGCGCGTAGTCCTGGAACACCGTGTTCACGTCGCGGTCGAACGGGGCGCGGGCGGTCACGTCGGTGCCGAAGAGCTCGATGGTGCCGTCGGTGGGCTGGTCGAAGCCCGCGATGAGCCGCAGCACCGTGGTCTTGCCCGAGCCCGACGGACCGAGCATCGAGAAGAACTCCCCCGGCTGGATCTCGAGGTCGACGTGGTCGACCGCGGTCACGGCACCGAACTCCTTGGTCAGCGCGCGGAGCCGGATTGCGGGCGTGGATGCGTCCACGGTGCCTCCTTCGGATGGGATGAAAAGAATCATATGGATCCAGATGTAAATGCGTGAGGCTTGCGTGTTACGGTCGTGTCACAACTTCCGGATGGGGGTCGGATGCCGCAGCTGACGAGGCTTCCCGACGTGACGCGCGCGGTCGTCTTCGCCCCGCTCGACGCGATCGGACGCGCCGATCGGGTCGAGCAGCGCATCGGCGACGCCATCGTGCTCGGCGTGCTGCGCGACGGGGAGCGGCTGCCGAGCGAGGCCGAGCTCGCACGCCGCCTGGGGGTGGCCGTCGTGACCGCGCGCGAGGCGCTCGAGGCCCTGCGGGCGCGCGGCCTCGTGCAGACCCGGCGCGGGCGCGAGGGCGGCAGCTTCGTGACCTTCGACCCCGCCGCATCCGATCGCGTGGTCGACGAGCGGCTGGCCGCGATCAGCCGCATCGACATCCGCGACCTCGCCGCCCACTACACCGCCATCGCCGGCACCGCGGCGGAGCTCGCGGCCGACCGGGCCACCGACGACGACGTGGCCAGCCTGCGCGCGCTCGCGGCGTCGGTCGACTCGTCGACGGCGGGTGCCGCGCGGCGCGGTCACGGCAGGTTCCGGCTCGACGTGGCCGCGCTCAGCCAGTCCGCCCGCCTCGTGCACGAGGAGCTGCGGCTGCAGGCCGAGTTCGGCCCGCTGCTGTGGATGTGCCTGCGCGACGCCGACTATCGTGAGCGCAGCCGCGTCGTGCGCGACGAGACCGTCGACGCCGTCGAGGCGCTCGACCCCGAGCGCGCCAGGCGCATCACGACGGCCTGGATCGGCGAGGCGACCGGTTGGCTGATCGACGAGAAGACGAGGCGCGAGCGGAGCGGAGGCACCGGGTGACGACGGGAACGACACTGGCGACGGATGCCGCGGCGGCCCGCATCGCCGAGACGGTCGACGGGCTGTTCGCGCTGATCGGCACCTGGCGCGACGACGTGGCCGAGCACGTGGCCGACCGGGTGGCGCCGCTGGCGGCGGGCGTCGACGAGGTCGTCGAGCGCTTCGCCGTGCGGGCGCTCGAGGACCCGGACTCGCTCGTGACGGGCGCCGGGTTCGTGGCCGCGCCCGGGCTCCTCGCCGACGCGCCCTGGCACCTCTCCTGGTGGCTCGGGGACGCGAACACGCTGGGCCTCGACGGCCGCGAGCCCACGATCCGCCGCCTCGAGGCGGTGGTCGACCCCGACGCGGAGAGCTTCCGCGACTACACGACGCTCGAATGGTGGCGGGTGCCGCTCGCGACCGGGCGGCGCCACCTCACCGGGCCGTACGTCGACTACCTGTGCACCGACGCGTACACCGTGACGATCACCGTGCCGGTGCTCGTGGACGGCGAGATGGCGGGCGTGGTCGGCGCCGACGTGTACGTCAGCGAACTCGAGTCGGCGCTCCTCCCGGTGATCGAGGCGACCGGCGGCGCCTGCACGGTCGTGAACGCCCGCGGTCGCGTCGTCGCCTCGACCGACGCCCAGCGCGCGGTCGGCACGGTGCTGCGGATCGACGGGCTGCGGGACGCGCTCGACGGTCCGGCCGACGGGCGGGCGGTCGAGCTCGACGGCGTGGGCCGCGTGCTCGCGTGCGGCGACACCACGCTCGCGCTGGTCGTCGAGGACTGAACGCGGCGCGTCGCGCGGGGTCAGTCCCGGGGCCAGGCCGCGGCGAAGCGCCCGAGGAGTTCCGCGAACCGTTCGCGCTCCTCGTCGCTGAACCCGTCGAGCGCGGCGGCGATCGCCTCGCGGCGCGAGGCGCGTGCGCGTTCGAGCGCCTCGCGCCCGGCATCCGTGATCATGATCGCGCTCCTGCGGGCGTCCACGGGGTCGACCGTGCGGCGCGCGTGCCCTGCCTCCACGAGGGCCTGCACGAGCCGGCTCGCGCGCGGCTGGTCGACGCCCACGAGCTCGCCCACCTCCCCGATGGAGAGCGCGCCGTCGGCCCGGGCGAGCGCGTCGAGCACGCGCCCGCGTGCGATGCCGGCGAGGCGTGCGCGTCGGCCGTGGTGGGGATGCGCGCCCTCGTGACCGCGGTCGTGCGCGTTCGGGGCCCCGTGGCCCGGGCGGCCACCCGGGCCGCCGCGACGCCGCCCGAACGCCCCGATCCGCTCGAGCGCGGACTCGACCGTGCCAACCGGCTCCGCGCCGTCGCCGTCGTGCCCGCCGTCACCGCTGCGCATGATGGATGTCACTGTACATGCACACCCGCGCGGCGGCCACGACGTCCGAGCGAGACGTGCCCGCGGGGCCGCGACCGCGACCCCGCGGAACGTCAGAAGCTCGTGACCAGGTCGCCCAGCACGTCCTCCACCTCGAGCGGGTCGGTCGCGTCGTAGTAGTGCGCGCCGGTCGCGCCCGAGATCGCCTGGAGCGCCTCGACGTCGGCATCGGCGCCGTAGGCGAGCGTGAAGACGAGCAGGGTGTGCGAGACCTCGTCGAGGGTGGAGAGCATCTCCTCCTCGGTCGTGGTCGGGACCGCCGTGTTGTTCGTGCCGTCGCTGAGCAGCACGATCGCGTTGATCCGGTCGGGGTCGTAGGACTGCGACTGCTGCAGCGCGAACTCGTCCACCGCCTCGAAGAGCGGGGTGTACGCGATCGCCTCGAGTCCGTCCAGCGCGGCGAGGAACTCGTCGCGGGAGTCGCCGATGTCCTGCACCGGGCTCACGAGGCCCGGGCGCAGCACGCCGTCGCCGCCCGAGGAGAACGCCGCGAGCCCGACGTCGTCGCCGGCGGCGAAGTGATCGAGCGCCAGGGTGATGGCGTCCTTGGCGCCCTCGAGGCGGGTCTGGCCGCTCTCGAGCACGTCGTCCATCGAACCCGACGCGTCGATGAGGAAGAGCACCTGGGCGCGCTTGCGCACGTCCGGGAACGCCTGGTGCACCGCGACGACGACGTCCTGTTCGGGGAAGTCGAGCACGCCGACGGGTGCGGGATCGAGGTTGCCCGTCTCCGCCACGGCCTCGCTCAGCACGCCGTTGAGGTCGCGGTACCCGTAGTCCCGAACGATCTGCTGACCCTGCTCGGTGCCGGCGTAGCGGATGAAGTCGTCGGCCGCAGCCTGCTGCGCCTCCGAGACCCAGTCCGCGGTGAGCACGACGGCCGGGTTGTCGGCCACGTAGAAGCCGTCGGTCGGGTAGATCGCGACGAGCTTCTCGGCAGGCGGGTCGCTCTCGATGCGCGTGGCGCCGTCGCGGCTCGTGATGCCGCGGTTGTAGTCCCACACCGACTTCTCGTCGACGATCACGGCCGACAGGAACTCGGCCGCCGACCCGCCGCGCTCCTCGGCCTGGCGCGCGTGCCAGAGGAAGTGCTCGGGCGTCGCCATGTAGTGGCTGACGGCGAGTTCGTGGTCGCGGACCGCCTGCGTGACCGCCTCGTCGGCGACATCCGCGGCCGCGAGATCGGCCACCGAGCCCGACGCGCTGCCGTAAGAGACGAACATCGCCGCCTCGCCGGAGCTGGCGATCACCGGGCTCGTCTTCCCGAGCTGGAACCCGCCCCACTCCGGGTGTCCGAGGTCGGCCCAGAGTTGCGTGTCCTCCGATGCGGTGAGCACCTCGTCCCAGGTGGGTGCGTCGTCGTCCCACCCGATCGCGTCGGCGAGCGGCTCGGGCATGGCGAGCACGATGTCGGATGCCCCGAGGCTCGTGCCGGACTCGGGCACGACGTCGCCCGCGCCCGCGTCGCGTGCGACCCCGAGCCACGTCGCCGCGTCGGGGATCCACACGGCGGGGCGCTCGGCCTCGGCGAGGTCCGGGAAGCCCTCGGCGGCGTCCTCCGCGGCGATGCCGGACTTGTCCCGCGTCGCGACGACGTCGACGCACGCGCCGCCCACGTCGCGCGGCTGGGCGTTGTAGCCGTTCGCGAGCTCCTCCACCATCTCGGCGTTCTCGAACGACGAGAGCACGTTGAGCGTCGTGCAGGGGCCGGCGCCGTCCGCTGCGGCCGGCTCGTCCTGCGGGAACACGACGGGTTCCGCGGCGAGCTGCGCCTCGCCGGTCGCCCCGCCGGCGCCCCCGCCCATGAGGGTCACGGCGGCGAACGCGCCGCCGCCGATCAGCAGCAGCGCGGCGATGCTGCCGACGACGACCATGGTGGTGCGCCGCCGACGGCGTCGCTTGAGCTCGCGCTGCGCCCGGCGGTCGCGCCGGGTCGGTGCCGGGCCGCTCACGCGATCGCCTCGGTGCGCAGTCGGGCAGGGGCGACGTGGACGGCGATCGGGTAGGGGGTATCGCCTGCGGGCATCGATCGTCCTCACGAAGGGGGGGTGGGGGCTGAAGGCGAGCATATATGCAGCCCCGGCCATGGCCCAAAGGGAATGGGCCGGTCTCCGCGGATTGTCAGGTGGTGGAGTTCCACATCCCGATGAACACCGCGGTCCACCACGCCAGCTGCGAGGCGATGCCGCTGCCGATGAACCAGGTGCGCAGCCGGAGCGGCATCGAGCCGAACGAGGTCCTCGCGGGCAGGCGCCCGAGCTCCCAGGTCCACCTCGTGAGCGCCACGCCGTTCAGCGACAGCACGAGCACGCAGCCGAGCTTCACGATCGTCAGGGGCGAGTCGAGCTGGGGCTGCAGGAGCGCCCCGCTCGCGAGGAGCCCCGCGAGGCCGACCCAGATCGGGAGGATCAGGGTCTTGTCGGCCTGGACCACCTCGCGCACGGTGCTCCACCCGGTCGCCCAGAGCAGCCCGTGCCACTCGACCATGACGACGGCGCCGAGCCCGATGATGAGCGACCCCAGGTGCACGAACAGCGCCGGGATGCGCACCCACTCGGGCGGCTCGAGCACCACGCCCAGCCCGACGGAGAAGCACCACGCGGCGATCACGCCGAGGTACCCGACCGTGCGGAAGCGGCGGCGCTGCTTTCGCCGGTGCTCGATTTCCGTCACTGAGCTGACCGTGGCCCTCTCACTCGGTGCGGCGGGAGCCGCGGGTGGATCGTGAGTGTTCACAGTACCGAAGGCGGGCGTCGATTCCGTGCCACCTGTGATGACGCCGGAGGTCGGCCCCCGACGCGCCCGATCAGTCGAGCGCGCGCGCCTCCGCCCGCACGGGGATGAGCAGCGCGAGCCCGACCGCGAGCACGAGCACGATGCCGAGGATGCCGAAGTACGGCGCGCCGCCGATCGTGACGAAGAGCGCGAACATCGTGGGCGCGAGGAAGCTGACGGCGCGGCCGGTCGTGGCGTAGAGGCCGAACACCTCGCCCTCGCGGCCGGCGGGGATGAGGCGCGCCAGGAAGGTGCGGCTCGCCGACTGCGCGGGTCCGACGAAGAGGGTGAGCGCGAGCCCGGCCGTCCAGAACACGAGCTGCCCGCCGTCGTGCAGGAAGAACACGATGAGGCCGGATGCCACGAGCCCGGCGAGCGCCGTGATGATCACGGGCTTCGCGCCGAGGCGGTCGTCGAGCACGCCGACCGCGATCGTCGAGGCGCCCGCGGTGACGTTCGCGACGATCGCGAAGATGATCACCTCACCCGCCGAGAACCCGAAGACCGAGGCCGCGAGCACGCCGCCGAACGTGAACACGCCCGCGAGGCCGTCGCGGAAGACCGCGCTGGCGAGCAGGAACCACACGACGTTGCGGCGCTCGCGCCAGAGGCGGGCGATGTCGCGCCCCAGGCGGCTGTACGAGGCGAAGAACCCGATGCGCTCGCGCGCGGCGCCGGCCGGCGGGCGGAACTCGGGCACCCGGAGCAGCACCGGAAGCGCGAACACCGCGAACCACACCGCCGAGACGAGCACCGTGATGCGGATGTCGAGCCCGTTCTCGCCGGTCACGCCGAAGAGGCCGACCTCGGGGGCGATGAAGCCGAAGTACACGATGAGCAGCAGCACGATGCCGCCGACGTACCCCATGCCCCAGCCGAACCCGCTCACGCGGCCGATCGACGCCGGGGTCGACACCTGGTTCAGCATGGCGTTGTAGTTCACGCCCGCGAACTCGAAGAAGACGTTGCCGGCGGCGAGCAGCACGAGGCCCAGCAGCAGGAACTCGGGCGCGGGCTGCACGAAGAACATCGCCGCGGTCAGCGCGACCACGATGTAGGTGTTCACGCCGAGCCAGAGCTTGCGGCGCCCCCGGTTGTCGGAGCGCTGGCCCATCACCGGCGCGAGCACCGCGATGAGCAGGCCGGCCGCGGCCAGCGCCCAGCCGAGCTGCGCCTCGATCGTCCCCGGCTCGCCGAAGCCCGCGCTCGTGATGTAGACCGTGAACACGAACGTCGTGACGACGGCGTTGAACGCGGCCGACCCCCAGTCCCAGAGCGCCCAGGAGAGCGCGCCGCGCGGGCGGTCCCGCTGCTCGGCGCCGGGCTCGGCGGTGGCGACGTCGTTCGGGGGAAGGACCGGGGGCTGGGTCATGGGCGCAAGCCTCGCTGCATCGGGTGAACGGGTGGTGACGCGCGAGCGATGGCACCGGGCATCCGATCGTGCCGTGGGCACCCGCTCGCGGTCATCGCCGACCGTCGTGGGTGCAGGCTAGCGCGGAACC
This portion of the Agromyces rhizosphaerae genome encodes:
- a CDS encoding ABC transporter permease translates to MRLSRAARVTLGALTALILVIVYVPLFVVLVNSFSTSTSLSWPPPGFTLEWWRRAFSSAGALEAVLTSVQVASIATLVSLVLGTLISLALQRFSFFGRDAVSLLVILPIALPGIITGIALNNFFRTIMGVPLSIWTVVIAHATFCIVTVFNNVIARLRRVGTNLEDASADLGAGVWTTFRLVTFPQLRSALLAGGLLAFALSFDEIIVTTFTAGSGVTTLPIFILNNMFRPNQAPIVAVIAVVLVLVSIIPIAIAQRLSGSEQQRR
- a CDS encoding ABC transporter permease, with the translated sequence MTTTDAPAPAPGRTPVPAPRDTLARRGSVYLSSHPRARLALLLSAPLFWLGLVYIFALAALLITAFWSVDSFTGQISTEFTLDNIITVVTGSLYQTVTLRTLGVALAVTVIDVALALPIAFFMAKVASPRLQRALVVAVLTPLWASYLVKAYAWRSVLSQDGILEWLISPLGLHTPGYGLPATIITLSYLWLPYVILPIYAGLERVPDSLLEASGDLGGSTWQTMRLVVLPMAMPAIIAGTIFSFSLSLGDYITVNIVGGASQMLGNLVYTNVGAANNLPLASAIALIPIVIISGYLFLVRRTGALDNL
- a CDS encoding ABC transporter substrate-binding protein; its protein translation is MTRIPRRAARVGTTALAIASVAVLTACGTTSGSTDGGEAATELGEYEGQVSLLAWPGYVEDGSNDPAIDWVTPFEEATGCVVTSKTYGTSDEAFNLMKTGEYDVVAASGDATLRLIAAGDVAPVNTDLIPNYEGIYDFLKEKEWNSVDGVSYGVPHGYGANLLMYNTDEVTPAPTSWDVVFDAAGDYSGKVTAYDSPIYIADAAVYLMAHEPELGIENPYALDETQFAAAVDLLKAQREHVGEYWSDYLKEIQAFETGDSVVGTTWQVIQNVLAASGATTDVVLPEEGATGWSDTWMIGSEAENPNCAYAWLDYIASPEANGAATEYFGEAPSNEAACEFRSEGSCEAFHAGDAEYAAQIWYWTTPIAECVDGRTDVECVDYAGWTTAWQEIKG
- a CDS encoding ABC transporter ATP-binding protein, with product MILFIPSEGGTVDASTPAIRLRALTKEFGAVTAVDHVDLEIQPGEFFSMLGPSGSGKTTVLRLIAGFDQPTDGTIELFGTDVTARAPFDRDVNTVFQDYALFPHMSVLDNVAYGLRVRGVGRRERLGRAREALASVRLADFADRRPAQLSGGQRQRVALARATVVQPKALLLDEPLGALDLKLREQMQVELKQIQRELGITFIFVTHDQDEALTLSDRIAVFNAGRIEQLGTPAELYERPASRFVADFVGTSNLFDAELSAALLGRDGEHSVRPEKVQIARGDLPPSGEHRAEGTITELIYTGSATRIVVDLDAGARITVLEQNDQHRGDADARGDRVVAAWREADVVALAAADAPEPEASARP
- a CDS encoding FadR/GntR family transcriptional regulator, with protein sequence MPQLTRLPDVTRAVVFAPLDAIGRADRVEQRIGDAIVLGVLRDGERLPSEAELARRLGVAVVTAREALEALRARGLVQTRRGREGGSFVTFDPAASDRVVDERLAAISRIDIRDLAAHYTAIAGTAAELAADRATDDDVASLRALAASVDSSTAGAARRGHGRFRLDVAALSQSARLVHEELRLQAEFGPLLWMCLRDADYRERSRVVRDETVDAVEALDPERARRITTAWIGEATGWLIDEKTRRERSGGTG
- a CDS encoding PDC sensor domain-containing protein, whose translation is MTTGTTLATDAAAARIAETVDGLFALIGTWRDDVAEHVADRVAPLAAGVDEVVERFAVRALEDPDSLVTGAGFVAAPGLLADAPWHLSWWLGDANTLGLDGREPTIRRLEAVVDPDAESFRDYTTLEWWRVPLATGRRHLTGPYVDYLCTDAYTVTITVPVLVDGEMAGVVGADVYVSELESALLPVIEATGGACTVVNARGRVVASTDAQRAVGTVLRIDGLRDALDGPADGRAVELDGVGRVLACGDTTLALVVED
- a CDS encoding MarR family winged helix-turn-helix transcriptional regulator; translation: MRSGDGGHDGDGAEPVGTVESALERIGAFGRRRGGPGGRPGHGAPNAHDRGHEGAHPHHGRRARLAGIARGRVLDALARADGALSIGEVGELVGVDQPRASRLVQALVEAGHARRTVDPVDARRSAIMITDAGREALERARASRREAIAAALDGFSDEERERFAELLGRFAAAWPRD
- a CDS encoding vWA domain-containing protein produces the protein MSGPAPTRRDRRAQRELKRRRRRRTTMVVVGSIAALLLIGGGAFAAVTLMGGGAGGATGEAQLAAEPVVFPQDEPAAADGAGPCTTLNVLSSFENAEMVEELANGYNAQPRDVGGACVDVVATRDKSGIAAEDAAEGFPDLAEAERPAVWIPDAATWLGVARDAGAGDVVPESGTSLGASDIVLAMPEPLADAIGWDDDAPTWDEVLTASEDTQLWADLGHPEWGGFQLGKTSPVIASSGEAAMFVSYGSASGSVADLAAADVADEAVTQAVRDHELAVSHYMATPEHFLWHARQAEERGGSAAEFLSAVIVDEKSVWDYNRGITSRDGATRIESDPPAEKLVAIYPTDGFYVADNPAVVLTADWVSEAQQAAADDFIRYAGTEQGQQIVRDYGYRDLNGVLSEAVAETGNLDPAPVGVLDFPEQDVVVAVHQAFPDVRKRAQVLFLIDASGSMDDVLESGQTRLEGAKDAITLALDHFAAGDDVGLAAFSSGGDGVLRPGLVSPVQDIGDSRDEFLAALDGLEAIAYTPLFEAVDEFALQQSQSYDPDRINAIVLLSDGTNNTAVPTTTEEEMLSTLDEVSHTLLVFTLAYGADADVEALQAISGATGAHYYDATDPLEVEDVLGDLVTSF
- a CDS encoding MFS transporter; the protein is MTQPPVLPPNDVATAEPGAEQRDRPRGALSWALWDWGSAAFNAVVTTFVFTVYITSAGFGEPGTIEAQLGWALAAAGLLIAVLAPVMGQRSDNRGRRKLWLGVNTYIVVALTAAMFFVQPAPEFLLLGLVLLAAGNVFFEFAGVNYNAMLNQVSTPASIGRVSGFGWGMGYVGGIVLLLIVYFGFIAPEVGLFGVTGENGLDIRITVLVSAVWFAVFALPVLLRVPEFRPPAGAARERIGFFASYSRLGRDIARLWRERRNVVWFLLASAVFRDGLAGVFTFGGVLAASVFGFSAGEVIIFAIVANVTAGASTIAVGVLDDRLGAKPVIITALAGLVASGLIVFFLHDGGQLVFWTAGLALTLFVGPAQSASRTFLARLIPAGREGEVFGLYATTGRAVSFLAPTMFALFVTIGGAPYFGILGIVLVLAVGLALLIPVRAEARALD